One stretch of Astatotilapia calliptera chromosome 3, fAstCal1.2, whole genome shotgun sequence DNA includes these proteins:
- the LOC113018874 gene encoding poly [ADP-ribose] polymerase 14-like isoform X3 has product MFFLRDNCKAYKFFEKQLSSIGCTVELNFDEEEVLVRGEVDKGPGGGFGGAAEKWEYQVDQVFVQLTETYNCFHVLEPKQMKMVLQDSAFKTDDIKVYTESGYAVVVGEVDAVKEKIAILEKSLPTKKEVPIVEKNFKLIEEDFNREMRANCPEVTIIRGSAMITLEGPDKEVQSGAAKLVELIKNVKEKSVKFPTALLTFMKTSDAIPKYQTRFQQSLRNPVFFEVGADVVLSSLSSDALNEAEAAVMRDLKVTTVQLQGAIDLNGLKEILTKAKNEANSREFRVDISYMPGARGTSTTKVRLVGYSENVAKLNEVLHDFQLNQVSTQETINLLHHDTVYCFDKILDLIGMKQTKVTLQASHFPNPCVFVSGPRCHVQEVKKALTSTLDSVVVDTLTLDGPGAQQYFQEEGKVTKELIEGSCHVIIREKQTAATPNVQRPRNTSRLSDTPRSLSYSSSMYSTVGNSAINRTNLKIKLSSLENEQADVLVVPMLNKQLTSTNIGNNLLAKAGNILKLKFDSVLASCALAPGDVQLVDAPPSLGCSKIFFIECLPWDGVRGKSVQALGSGLKKCLELCAQLNLGSVAIPIIGPGIVLQYPLREAIQVLTDIIHQFGLSASSGSLTNIHIVIKPGYPDSEACYHDVYKQLSLNMNQGGQAIFRSLTSDLDDIVMILERGVKLHVVFGDITNETTDAVVNTTDFQNFNLDGVCKDILTVAGPQVETELKAAKVDRGEIYVTQSGNFPCKAIFHVCGQRDEALIEQLVCDIIYYCEWYKYSSVAIPAICAGAGELDPAVVAGAILQGIKSSTSSMNSLTNIRLVLIKIDVFLAFKEEAMQMYSPAVINRVSFQEQQQQQQSAPSVSAYLSSLQISSTSQQSVFTFLGFSRTDIGDAMEKLKHQYQTQCSSKTFSKEELELLNRDDIMELKDLVESEGLFMQTDQSGALTVSGLKDGVTWVMQKMSQCQYMTLTREVRVREEEDVYNKVVWCILANNGNWERLPKSANHQLEKNELTEGITDAQGLIWEVDVQAMVATRPLSRQTTKLKRLENLPDFTFPLYWDPMAANETMKVVSLETSSAEYHTVKEAFKRTVPKTVMKIERLQNVHLRRAYEAQKKHISDKNAHEGGAAEKPLYHGTTQENCHSIMTTGFNRSFAGQNATAYGHGTYFAVNASYSAQPTYSKPAADGSRLMFVARVLTGVFTQGQATMKVLPLRNSQQPHNRFDSAVDKIDNPAMYIVFHDNQAYPDYLITFKGD; this is encoded by the exons ATGTTTTTCCTGAGAGACAACTGTAAAGCATACAAATTTTTTGAAAAACAACTGTCGTCAATCGGCTGCACAGTGGAGCTAAATTTTGATGAAGAGGAGGTTTTGGTTAGAGGGGAGGTTGACAAGGGTCCAGGAGGAGGTTTTGGTGGTGCTGCAGAGAAATGGGAGTATCAGGTGGATCAGGTCTTCGTTCAGCTCACCGAGACCTACAACTGTTTTCATGTACTTGAGCCAAAACAGATGAAAATGGTACTGCAGGACTCGGCCTTTAAGACAGATGATATCAAAGTTTACACAGAGAGTGGCTATGCTGTGGTTGTAGGAGAGGTTGATGCCGTGAAGGAGAAGATTGCAATTCTGGAAAAAAGCCTACCCACCAAAAAGGAAGTGCCAATTGTGGAGAAGAACTTCAAGCTCATAGAAGAAGACTTCAATCGAGAAATGCGTGCTAATTGTCCAGAGGTTACAATCATCAGAGGTAGTGCCATGATCACTTTGGAGGGCCCTGACAAAGAGGTGCAGTCAGGAGCTGCAAAACTGGTTGAACTGATTAAGAACGTAAAGGAGAAGAGCGTTAAGTTCCCTACAGCTCTGCTAACCTTCATGAAGACCAGTGATGCCATCCCAAAATACCAAACTCGCTTCCAGCAGAGCCTCAGAAACCCTGTTTTCTTTGAGGTGGGTGCAGATGTGGTTCTGTCCAGTTTGTCCTCTGATGCTCTGAATGAGGCCGAGGCAGCAGTAATGAGAGACCTTAAAGTGACCACTGTACAGCTGCAGGGTGCAATAGATCTCAACGGGTTGAAAGAAATTCTGACGAAAGCCAAGAACGAGGCAAACAGTAGAGAGTTCAGAGTGGACATCAGCTACATGCCAGGCGCCAGGGGAACCTCAACAACCAAAGTCCGACTGGTGGGCTACAGTGAAAATGTGGCCAAGCTCAATGAAGTTCTTCATGACTTCCAGTTGAATCAAGTTTCAACTCAAGAAACCATCAATCTGCTTCATCATGACACTGTCTACTGTTTTGATAAAATCTTAGACTTGATTGGCATGAAGCAGACCAAGGTGACCTTACAAGcctcacattttccaaatccttgtgtgtttgtgtctggtCCTCGATGTCATGTTCAGGAGGTCAAGAAGGCCCTAACATCAACTCTAGACAGTGTTGTAGTAGACACTTTGACTCTAGATGGACCAGGGGCTCAGCAGTACTTCCAGGAAGAGGGTAAAGTGACTAAAGAGCTGATAGAGGGTTCCTGTCACGTCATTATCCGAGAGAAGCAAACTGCAGCCACCCCAAACGTGCAAAGACCACGAAACACCAGCAGACTCAGCGACACACCTAGATCTCtcagctacagcagcagcatgtaCAGCACAGTTGGAAACTCTGCAATCAACAGAACAAACCTGAAGATCAAACTCAGCAGTTTAGAAAATGAACAG GCGGATGTTCTGGTGGTCCCCATGCTCAACAAGCAGCTGACTTCTACAAATATTGGCAACAATTTGTTGGCCAAAGCTGGGAATatattaaagttaaagtttgatTCAGTCTTAGCCAGTTGTGCCCTCGCCCCTGGTGATGTTCAGCTGGTTGATGCACCTCCATCTCTGGGCTGCTCCAAGATTTTCTTCATTGAGTGCTTGCCTTGGGACGGAGTAAGAGGAAAGAGCGTTCAG GCTCTTGGTAGCGGTCTGAAGAAGTGTCTGGAGCTTTGTGCACAGCTGAATTTGGGTTCAGTGGCCATTCCAATCATTGGGCCAGGAATTGTTTTACAATACCCGCTGAGAGAAGCTATTCAAGTGTTGACCGACATCATTCACCAGTTTGGATTATCTGCATCCTCTGGATCTCTTACAAACATCCACATTGTCATTAAACCTGGTTACCCTGATTCTGAGGCG TGCTACCACGATGTCTACAAACAGCTCAGCTTAAATATGAACCAGGGAGGCCAAG CAATCTTCAGGTCCCTCACCAGTGACCTAGATGACATTGTCATGATACTGGAAAGAGGAGTTAAACTACATGTGGTGTTTGGTGACATCACTAATGAGACTACAGATGCTGTGGTGAACACAACAGACTTCCAAAATTTTAACCTTG ATGGGGTATGCAAAGACATCTTAACTGTAGCTGGACCACAGgtggaaactgaactgaaagcag CAAAAGTGGACCGAGGAGAAATTTATGTGACCCAGTCTGGAAACTTCCCctgtaaagctatttttcatgTATGTGGACAAAGAGATGAAGCCCTTATTGAACAACTTGTGTGTGATATCATTTACTATTGTGAATGGTATAAATACAGCTCTGTGGCAATTCCGGCCATTTGTGCTg GTGCTGGTGAGTTGGACCCTGCTGTTGTGGCAGGAGCCATTCTTCAAGGGATCAAGTCTTCTACATCATCAATGAACAGCCTCACCAACATCCGCCTCGTCCTGATTAAGATCGATGTCTTCTTGGCTTTTAAAGAGGAAGCGATGCAGATGTATTCCCCAGCTGTCATCAACAGAG TGTCATTTcaagaacaacaacagcaacaacagtcTGCTCCTAGTGTGAGTGCATACCTCAGCAGTCTCCAAATCAGCTCCACAAGTCAGCAGTCTGTCTTCACATTTCTGGGTTTTTCCAGAACGGACATTGGCGATGCCATGGAAAAGCTGAAGCATCAATAtcagacgcagtgctccagtAAAACCTTCTCAAAGGAGGAACTGGAACTCCTCAACCGGGATGACATAATGGAGCTGAAGGATCTGGTGGAGTCTGAAGGTCTATTCATGCAAACTGATCAGTCTGGCGCCCTAACAGTGAGCGGGCTAAAAGACGGGGTCACCTGGGTGATGCAGAAAATGAGTCAGTGTCAGTACATGACCCTCACTAGAGAGGTGAGagtgagggaggaggaggatgttTACAACAAAGTGGTTTGGTGCATCCTGGCAAATAATGGTAACTGGGAAAGACTTCCCAAATCAGCTAATCACCAATTGGAAAAAAACGAATTAACAGAAGGAATAACAGATGCACAGGGACTTATATGGGAGGTTGATGTACAGGCAATGGTGGCCACACGACCACTGAGCAGACAGACGACAAAGCTGAAACGACTTGAGAATCTTCCAG ACTTTACTTTCCCTCTGTACTGGGACCCCATGGCTGCCAATGAGACTATGAAGGTGGTTTCTCTGGAGACTTCTTCTGCAGAGTATCACACAGTAAAGGAGGCTTTCAAACGAACTGTCCCCAAAACTGTGATGAAG ATTGAACGTTTGCAGAACGTTCACCTGCGGCGCGCCTATGAAGCCCAGAAGAAGCACATTTCTGATAAGAACGCACACGAGGGAGGAGCAGCGGAGAAACCTCTGTACCATGGGACGACCCAGGAAAACTGCCACTCCATCATGACAACTGGATTCAACAGGAGTTTTGCTGGACAAAACG CAACTGCATACGGTCATGGGACCTACTTTGCTGTAAACGCCAGCTACTCAGCCCAGCCCACCTACTCCAAGCCAGCTGCTGATGGTTCTCGGTTAATGTTCGTCGCCCGAGTCCTCACAGGCGTCTTCACTCAGGGCCAAGCTACCATGAAGGTGCTTCCACTCCGAAACAGCCAGCAGCCTCACAACCGCTTCGATAGCGCAGTGGACAAAATTGATAACCCTGCCATGTATATTGTGTTCCATGACAACCAAGCATACCCCGACTACCTCATCACATTCAAAGGAGATTAA
- the LOC113018874 gene encoding poly [ADP-ribose] polymerase 14-like isoform X1 has product MDEYQYPLFFEATDFTDREKEKVRRYFQKRRDSGGGDCGNVEKLGGSVYKICFKEKEDQERVLQRKFHTITLPSGEVRLTVSRTNSQQTSDQPSPSQSLTSTNPNIKGLEKTFRIDVFLMFFLRDNCKAYKFFEKQLSSIGCTVELNFDEEEVLVRGEVDKGPGGGFGGAAEKWEYQVDQVFVQLTETYNCFHVLEPKQMKMVLQDSAFKTDDIKVYTESGYAVVVGEVDAVKEKIAILEKSLPTKKEVPIVEKNFKLIEEDFNREMRANCPEVTIIRGSAMITLEGPDKEVQSGAAKLVELIKNVKEKSVKFPTALLTFMKTSDAIPKYQTRFQQSLRNPVFFEVGADVVLSSLSSDALNEAEAAVMRDLKVTTVQLQGAIDLNGLKEILTKAKNEANSREFRVDISYMPGARGTSTTKVRLVGYSENVAKLNEVLHDFQLNQVSTQETINLLHHDTVYCFDKILDLIGMKQTKVTLQASHFPNPCVFVSGPRCHVQEVKKALTSTLDSVVVDTLTLDGPGAQQYFQEEGKVTKELIEGSCHVIIREKQTAATPNVQRPRNTSRLSDTPRSLSYSSSMYSTVGNSAINRTNLKIKLSSLENEQADVLVVPMLNKQLTSTNIGNNLLAKAGNILKLKFDSVLASCALAPGDVQLVDAPPSLGCSKIFFIECLPWDGVRGKSVQALGSGLKKCLELCAQLNLGSVAIPIIGPGIVLQYPLREAIQVLTDIIHQFGLSASSGSLTNIHIVIKPGYPDSEACYHDVYKQLSLNMNQGGQAIFRSLTSDLDDIVMILERGVKLHVVFGDITNETTDAVVNTTDFQNFNLDGVCKDILTVAGPQVETELKAAKVDRGEIYVTQSGNFPCKAIFHVCGQRDEALIEQLVCDIIYYCEWYKYSSVAIPAICAGAGELDPAVVAGAILQGIKSSTSSMNSLTNIRLVLIKIDVFLAFKEEAMQMYSPAVINRVSFQEQQQQQQSAPSVSAYLSSLQISSTSQQSVFTFLGFSRTDIGDAMEKLKHQYQTQCSSKTFSKEELELLNRDDIMELKDLVESEGLFMQTDQSGALTVSGLKDGVTWVMQKMSQCQYMTLTREVRVREEEDVYNKVVWCILANNGNWERLPKSANHQLEKNELTEGITDAQGLIWEVDVQAMVATRPLSRQTTKLKRLENLPDFTFPLYWDPMAANETMKVVSLETSSAEYHTVKEAFKRTVPKTVMKIERLQNVHLRRAYEAQKKHISDKNAHEGGAAEKPLYHGTTQENCHSIMTTGFNRSFAGQNATAYGHGTYFAVNASYSAQPTYSKPAADGSRLMFVARVLTGVFTQGQATMKVLPLRNSQQPHNRFDSAVDKIDNPAMYIVFHDNQAYPDYLITFKGD; this is encoded by the exons ATGGATGAATATCAGTATCCACTGTTTTTTGAAGCCACTGActttacagacagagagaaggagaaagtgaGGAGATACTTTCAGAAAAGGCGAGACTCCGGGGGTGGCGACTGCGGAAATGTAGAAAAACTCGGAGGAAGCGTTTATAAAATCTGTTTCAAGGAAAAAGAAG ATCAAGAGAGAGTTTTGCAGAGGAAGTTTCACACCATCACTCTTCCGAGTGGAGAAGTGCGGCTGACCGTGAGCAGGACAAATTCGCAACAGACCTCTGACCAGCCATCGCCAAGCCAATCACTG ACCTCAACAAACCCAAACATAAAGGGTCTTGAGAAGACTTTCAGGATAGATGTTTTCCTGATGTTTTTCCTGAGAGACAACTGTAAAGCATACAAATTTTTTGAAAAACAACTGTCGTCAATCGGCTGCACAGTGGAGCTAAATTTTGATGAAGAGGAGGTTTTGGTTAGAGGGGAGGTTGACAAGGGTCCAGGAGGAGGTTTTGGTGGTGCTGCAGAGAAATGGGAGTATCAGGTGGATCAGGTCTTCGTTCAGCTCACCGAGACCTACAACTGTTTTCATGTACTTGAGCCAAAACAGATGAAAATGGTACTGCAGGACTCGGCCTTTAAGACAGATGATATCAAAGTTTACACAGAGAGTGGCTATGCTGTGGTTGTAGGAGAGGTTGATGCCGTGAAGGAGAAGATTGCAATTCTGGAAAAAAGCCTACCCACCAAAAAGGAAGTGCCAATTGTGGAGAAGAACTTCAAGCTCATAGAAGAAGACTTCAATCGAGAAATGCGTGCTAATTGTCCAGAGGTTACAATCATCAGAGGTAGTGCCATGATCACTTTGGAGGGCCCTGACAAAGAGGTGCAGTCAGGAGCTGCAAAACTGGTTGAACTGATTAAGAACGTAAAGGAGAAGAGCGTTAAGTTCCCTACAGCTCTGCTAACCTTCATGAAGACCAGTGATGCCATCCCAAAATACCAAACTCGCTTCCAGCAGAGCCTCAGAAACCCTGTTTTCTTTGAGGTGGGTGCAGATGTGGTTCTGTCCAGTTTGTCCTCTGATGCTCTGAATGAGGCCGAGGCAGCAGTAATGAGAGACCTTAAAGTGACCACTGTACAGCTGCAGGGTGCAATAGATCTCAACGGGTTGAAAGAAATTCTGACGAAAGCCAAGAACGAGGCAAACAGTAGAGAGTTCAGAGTGGACATCAGCTACATGCCAGGCGCCAGGGGAACCTCAACAACCAAAGTCCGACTGGTGGGCTACAGTGAAAATGTGGCCAAGCTCAATGAAGTTCTTCATGACTTCCAGTTGAATCAAGTTTCAACTCAAGAAACCATCAATCTGCTTCATCATGACACTGTCTACTGTTTTGATAAAATCTTAGACTTGATTGGCATGAAGCAGACCAAGGTGACCTTACAAGcctcacattttccaaatccttgtgtgtttgtgtctggtCCTCGATGTCATGTTCAGGAGGTCAAGAAGGCCCTAACATCAACTCTAGACAGTGTTGTAGTAGACACTTTGACTCTAGATGGACCAGGGGCTCAGCAGTACTTCCAGGAAGAGGGTAAAGTGACTAAAGAGCTGATAGAGGGTTCCTGTCACGTCATTATCCGAGAGAAGCAAACTGCAGCCACCCCAAACGTGCAAAGACCACGAAACACCAGCAGACTCAGCGACACACCTAGATCTCtcagctacagcagcagcatgtaCAGCACAGTTGGAAACTCTGCAATCAACAGAACAAACCTGAAGATCAAACTCAGCAGTTTAGAAAATGAACAG GCGGATGTTCTGGTGGTCCCCATGCTCAACAAGCAGCTGACTTCTACAAATATTGGCAACAATTTGTTGGCCAAAGCTGGGAATatattaaagttaaagtttgatTCAGTCTTAGCCAGTTGTGCCCTCGCCCCTGGTGATGTTCAGCTGGTTGATGCACCTCCATCTCTGGGCTGCTCCAAGATTTTCTTCATTGAGTGCTTGCCTTGGGACGGAGTAAGAGGAAAGAGCGTTCAG GCTCTTGGTAGCGGTCTGAAGAAGTGTCTGGAGCTTTGTGCACAGCTGAATTTGGGTTCAGTGGCCATTCCAATCATTGGGCCAGGAATTGTTTTACAATACCCGCTGAGAGAAGCTATTCAAGTGTTGACCGACATCATTCACCAGTTTGGATTATCTGCATCCTCTGGATCTCTTACAAACATCCACATTGTCATTAAACCTGGTTACCCTGATTCTGAGGCG TGCTACCACGATGTCTACAAACAGCTCAGCTTAAATATGAACCAGGGAGGCCAAG CAATCTTCAGGTCCCTCACCAGTGACCTAGATGACATTGTCATGATACTGGAAAGAGGAGTTAAACTACATGTGGTGTTTGGTGACATCACTAATGAGACTACAGATGCTGTGGTGAACACAACAGACTTCCAAAATTTTAACCTTG ATGGGGTATGCAAAGACATCTTAACTGTAGCTGGACCACAGgtggaaactgaactgaaagcag CAAAAGTGGACCGAGGAGAAATTTATGTGACCCAGTCTGGAAACTTCCCctgtaaagctatttttcatgTATGTGGACAAAGAGATGAAGCCCTTATTGAACAACTTGTGTGTGATATCATTTACTATTGTGAATGGTATAAATACAGCTCTGTGGCAATTCCGGCCATTTGTGCTg GTGCTGGTGAGTTGGACCCTGCTGTTGTGGCAGGAGCCATTCTTCAAGGGATCAAGTCTTCTACATCATCAATGAACAGCCTCACCAACATCCGCCTCGTCCTGATTAAGATCGATGTCTTCTTGGCTTTTAAAGAGGAAGCGATGCAGATGTATTCCCCAGCTGTCATCAACAGAG TGTCATTTcaagaacaacaacagcaacaacagtcTGCTCCTAGTGTGAGTGCATACCTCAGCAGTCTCCAAATCAGCTCCACAAGTCAGCAGTCTGTCTTCACATTTCTGGGTTTTTCCAGAACGGACATTGGCGATGCCATGGAAAAGCTGAAGCATCAATAtcagacgcagtgctccagtAAAACCTTCTCAAAGGAGGAACTGGAACTCCTCAACCGGGATGACATAATGGAGCTGAAGGATCTGGTGGAGTCTGAAGGTCTATTCATGCAAACTGATCAGTCTGGCGCCCTAACAGTGAGCGGGCTAAAAGACGGGGTCACCTGGGTGATGCAGAAAATGAGTCAGTGTCAGTACATGACCCTCACTAGAGAGGTGAGagtgagggaggaggaggatgttTACAACAAAGTGGTTTGGTGCATCCTGGCAAATAATGGTAACTGGGAAAGACTTCCCAAATCAGCTAATCACCAATTGGAAAAAAACGAATTAACAGAAGGAATAACAGATGCACAGGGACTTATATGGGAGGTTGATGTACAGGCAATGGTGGCCACACGACCACTGAGCAGACAGACGACAAAGCTGAAACGACTTGAGAATCTTCCAG ACTTTACTTTCCCTCTGTACTGGGACCCCATGGCTGCCAATGAGACTATGAAGGTGGTTTCTCTGGAGACTTCTTCTGCAGAGTATCACACAGTAAAGGAGGCTTTCAAACGAACTGTCCCCAAAACTGTGATGAAG ATTGAACGTTTGCAGAACGTTCACCTGCGGCGCGCCTATGAAGCCCAGAAGAAGCACATTTCTGATAAGAACGCACACGAGGGAGGAGCAGCGGAGAAACCTCTGTACCATGGGACGACCCAGGAAAACTGCCACTCCATCATGACAACTGGATTCAACAGGAGTTTTGCTGGACAAAACG CAACTGCATACGGTCATGGGACCTACTTTGCTGTAAACGCCAGCTACTCAGCCCAGCCCACCTACTCCAAGCCAGCTGCTGATGGTTCTCGGTTAATGTTCGTCGCCCGAGTCCTCACAGGCGTCTTCACTCAGGGCCAAGCTACCATGAAGGTGCTTCCACTCCGAAACAGCCAGCAGCCTCACAACCGCTTCGATAGCGCAGTGGACAAAATTGATAACCCTGCCATGTATATTGTGTTCCATGACAACCAAGCATACCCCGACTACCTCATCACATTCAAAGGAGATTAA